CATTAATTGAAAAAAATGATTTTGCATCGGGTACTTCAAGTAAATCAACAAAATTAATACACGGTGGTTTACGTTACTTAAAACAATTCGATTTTTGGTTAGTAAAAGAAGTAGGTTCTGAACGTGCAATTGTACATAAAATAGCACCACATTTAGTCATCCCTGAAAAAATGATTTTACCATTAATTGATGGTGGTACTTATGGAGCTTGGTTAACTTCTATCGGATTAAAAATTTACGATGTATTAGCTTCTGTAGAAGGAGATGATAAACGTAAAATGCTTGATAAAAAAGAAGCGCTAGAAATAGAACCTTTATTACCTGAACATATTTTAAAAGGAGCTGGTTATTATGCTGAGTATCGTACAGATGATGCTCGTTTAACTATTGAAGTATTAAAAACGGCAAGTCAATATGATGCACAAATACTTAATTATACAAAAGCAGATACCTTTATTTATGAAAATAATAGAGTAGTAGGAGCAAAAGTGACCGATATTTTTAATAATGAAAGCTATAATATTAAGGCAAAATATGTTGTAAATGCAGCAGGACCTTGGGTTGATGAATTACGTCAACTTAATAACTCAAAAATTGGAAAAAGACTTCATTTAACAAAAGGTGTGCATTTAGTAGTTGCTCACGAAAAATTCCCCATAAAACAATCTGTTTATTTTGATGTTCCTGATGGACGCATGATGTTTGCAATTCCTCGTGGAAAAGTAACCTACTTTGGTACTACAGATACCAATTTTCAACAAGATAAAAACACCGTAAAAATAGATATTACAGATACTATTTATTTAATAGCGGCTGTAAATAATATGTTTCCTAATGTACATTTAACCATCGATGATATTCAATCATCGTGGGCAGGTTTGCGCCCGTTAATTCATGAAGAAGGAAAATCAGCTTCAGAACTATCTCGTAAAGATGAAATTTTTGTTTCTGATACTAAATTAATTTCTATCGCTGGTGGTAAATTAACTGGATATCGTAAAATGGCAGAGCGTACTGTTGATTTAATCGCTAAAAAAATGGTGCGCCGTTTTGAAATTGAATTTGAACCTATACAAACAGAAGATATTTTATTAACTGGTGGACCTTTTGAAGATTATAAATCTGTAAAAAAATATGTAACAGAAGTTTATGATACTTTAAAAAAAGATAGTTTTACTAAAAAAGAGGCTGAATATTTAGTCCATAATTACGGAAGACAAACAAATATCATTTTAGATAAGTTTAATACTCTTGAAGAAAAAAATATAGAACTTCGATTATTAAAAGCAGAAATTTGGTTTACAATTCAATATGAAATGACCTGTACACCTACTGATTTTTTTATGCGTAGAACTGGTCGTTTATTTTTTGATAAACCTAGTGTTAATAACTATAAAAATGAAGTTTTAAAAGAGTTTACAAACTACTTTAATTGGTCTGATTTAGAAACCGAAAAACATCGACAAGAATTAAAATCTAAAATAAAAATGACTGTAAATTTTAACTAATTATTAGTTAAAGGTTAATTGTAACTTAAAAAAAACAAATCTATCTTTGAGTTTCTTAATTTTTTTTTGATAAAAATACTATCAATACTTAAAATAACATGAAACAAAAGTTAATTATATACTTATTTTTAATAAGTAGTTTTATAGCTAAAGGACAAACAAGTAATATTGTAACAGCAACAGAATTTGATGCTTTTAAAATAAATAATATTACGTTATCTGATTTAAAAAATACACAAGGAAAAAAATCATTGATTGAAAACTTACTTGGGACTGTTAATTCTTATAAATCAGATGAAGGCTATGTTTATATTACCTTTAAAGGTTTAAAGGTAGATTTTTCTTTAGCAAATAATAAACCATACATAGAGTCTTTTGAAGTAAACACAAAAGAACATAATATAACAGTAAAGAATACAACTGTTAATATAGGAAGCAATATAAGTGAATTAGGTACAATTGTTTTTAGTACTGGTAGAAATGGTAATAAAAGTATTTTATATACTACGTGTGAAGATTGTGATAGTTTTATCAATATTGAATTTAATCAAAAAACTAATATTATTACTAAAATTAGCTATTTAGATATGTCTTAAGTAATGAAAAAAATCCCCGATAAAATCGAGGATTTTTTATTGAAAAAATATTTGTATTAAAATTTACAACCTGTAACTTCAATAGCACTTTTTACTTGTATTTTTTATAAGTTTAAAATTAAAGACTTATCTAAAAGCCTGTTAACTTAATATATTTTCAGTTTATTTTTCTTGATGTTTCTTTTATTACTCTAAAATAATTTTTTTATTAATCGTTCCTAAATCAGATTTTAATTCAACAATATAAACTCCTATTGAAGTTTTAGGTAATTGAATAACACTAACACCAGTTGATTTAAATGAAGTACTAATAATTTTTGCACCTAAAATAGAATAGATATTTAACGATGCATTATCAGTTTGTAAACCAGTAATTGTTATGCTATTATTTACTGATTTAAAAATACTTACATTTTGTGATTTTTGTTGGATAGGCGCTTCTTCTAAAATTTTAGAAGTAGTATGAATATAAAATTGTCCCGCACCTTTAGTTGTATTTTCTAAAATAACTTTATGATTTTTTTCAGAAATATTTGTAAATGTATTAGCAATTCTATCTTCTAAGTAAATTTTAATATCTTCAGGAAGATTTTGAGTTTTTACAGAAAAAGTAACTTCTTTAACTGATTTTGCTGTTATTCCAACAGGA
The Tenacibaculum pacificus DNA segment above includes these coding regions:
- a CDS encoding glycerol-3-phosphate dehydrogenase/oxidase, with the protein product MQKELQETEFDILIIGGGITGAGIALDAASRGMKVALIEKNDFASGTSSKSTKLIHGGLRYLKQFDFWLVKEVGSERAIVHKIAPHLVIPEKMILPLIDGGTYGAWLTSIGLKIYDVLASVEGDDKRKMLDKKEALEIEPLLPEHILKGAGYYAEYRTDDARLTIEVLKTASQYDAQILNYTKADTFIYENNRVVGAKVTDIFNNESYNIKAKYVVNAAGPWVDELRQLNNSKIGKRLHLTKGVHLVVAHEKFPIKQSVYFDVPDGRMMFAIPRGKVTYFGTTDTNFQQDKNTVKIDITDTIYLIAAVNNMFPNVHLTIDDIQSSWAGLRPLIHEEGKSASELSRKDEIFVSDTKLISIAGGKLTGYRKMAERTVDLIAKKMVRRFEIEFEPIQTEDILLTGGPFEDYKSVKKYVTEVYDTLKKDSFTKKEAEYLVHNYGRQTNIILDKFNTLEEKNIELRLLKAEIWFTIQYEMTCTPTDFFMRRTGRLFFDKPSVNNYKNEVLKEFTNYFNWSDLETEKHRQELKSKIKMTVNFN